In Propionispora vibrioides, the genomic stretch CGGTATTTGATTTGGAAACGCTCGAAATTGTAAAAATGGATGTAGTCGTCAATCAGTTCCTGAGCCTGTGTTAAGGTTTGGATCTTCTGGCGGTGAATGCACTCTGCTTTGAGAATAGAAAAGAAGTTTTCAGCCATAGCATTATCGTAAGGATTTCCTCGTCTTGACATGGAGGGCATAATGCCATATTCTTTAGTCAGGTTGAAATATGCTTGTGAGGTGTATTGAAACCCCTGGTCGCTGTGGAGGTAGAGTTCCCCGGCGACCTT encodes the following:
- a CDS encoding IS3 family transposase; translated protein: KVAGELYLHSDQGFQYTSQAYFNLTKEYGIMPSMSRRGNPYDNAMAENFFSILKAECIHRQKIQTLTQAQELIDDYIHFYNFERFQIKYRLTPAEKRRQSA